A DNA window from Rhizobium jaguaris contains the following coding sequences:
- a CDS encoding RBBP9/YdeN family alpha/beta hydrolase, producing MPSRTLPFPSLVVGSRDDPYMDFAELRQRAARWDSDLHDLGHAGHINIAGGFGRWEQGYQLFSAFAKRVENKQTRPVRPQLHNILCAAMP from the coding sequence ATGCCCTCAAGAACTCTGCCGTTTCCGAGCCTTGTCGTTGGCAGCCGCGACGATCCCTATATGGATTTCGCCGAGCTTCGCCAGCGTGCGGCACGATGGGACAGCGACCTTCATGATCTCGGCCATGCCGGCCACATCAATATCGCTGGCGGCTTTGGTCGGTGGGAGCAGGGCTACCAGTTGTTTTCGGCGTTCGCCAAGAGGGTCGAGAATAAGCAGACCAGGCCGGTGAGGCCGCAGTTGCACAACATTTTGTGCGCGGCGATGCCGTAA
- a CDS encoding SfnB family sulfur acquisition oxidoreductase produces MGTVSQLHERTRPLAHRIQSDEEALEIARSLAANFAQKASDRDINRVLPYDELEALSQSGLLGITTPAEYDGLDISNSVLAEVVAILAEADPSIGQMPQSHFYILEALRIDGSEEQKNFFFARALAGDRFGNAFSEIGTKTAGQYDTRLTPDGLGHRINGRKFYSTGVLFADWIAIFALNARDELTMSLVPHGTEGIQVIDDWDGFGQRTSGSGTTILHNVYVNADAVVSHHKGFERATTIGSVGQIIHAGIDLGIARAAFAETVEFVKTNARPWMDSGVERAADDPLTIARIGQIAIRIEAAAAMLERAGKKIDVAQVSPTEDHVIEATIAVAAAKTLTTEIAIEASNTLFELAGTSSTRIGLNLDRHWRNARTHTLHDPVRWKYHIVGNYHLNGIAPPKNWTL; encoded by the coding sequence ATGGGAACTGTTTCACAGTTGCACGAGCGCACCAGGCCGCTCGCACACCGCATTCAAAGCGACGAGGAAGCGCTGGAGATCGCACGATCGCTCGCCGCCAATTTCGCGCAGAAGGCGAGCGATCGGGACATCAACCGCGTGTTGCCCTACGACGAGCTGGAGGCCCTGTCGCAATCCGGACTGCTTGGTATCACCACTCCAGCCGAATATGACGGCCTTGATATCTCCAATTCCGTTCTCGCCGAGGTCGTTGCAATCCTTGCCGAAGCGGACCCTTCGATCGGCCAGATGCCGCAGAGCCATTTCTACATTCTCGAAGCACTGCGCATCGATGGCAGCGAAGAGCAGAAGAATTTCTTCTTCGCCAGGGCGCTGGCCGGCGACCGTTTCGGCAATGCATTCTCCGAGATCGGCACCAAAACCGCCGGTCAATACGATACCCGCCTGACGCCGGACGGACTTGGCCATCGCATCAATGGCCGCAAATTCTATTCAACCGGCGTACTTTTCGCCGACTGGATCGCCATTTTCGCGCTCAACGCACGGGACGAACTCACCATGTCTCTTGTGCCACACGGCACGGAAGGCATCCAGGTCATCGATGATTGGGACGGTTTCGGTCAGCGCACATCCGGCAGCGGCACGACCATCCTGCACAATGTCTACGTCAACGCCGACGCCGTCGTGTCGCATCACAAAGGCTTTGAGAGGGCGACGACCATCGGTTCCGTCGGTCAAATCATCCATGCCGGCATCGATCTCGGCATTGCCCGAGCCGCCTTCGCCGAGACCGTGGAATTTGTGAAGACCAATGCCCGCCCCTGGATGGATAGCGGCGTCGAACGCGCGGCGGATGACCCGCTGACCATCGCCAGGATCGGCCAGATCGCCATCCGCATCGAGGCAGCCGCCGCGATGCTCGAACGCGCCGGCAAGAAGATCGATGTCGCCCAGGTCAGCCCGACGGAAGACCATGTAATCGAAGCCACGATTGCCGTGGCGGCCGCAAAGACTTTGACGACGGAAATAGCCATCGAAGCCTCGAATACGCTGTTCGAGCTCGCCGGCACCTCCTCCACACGCATCGGCCTCAATCTCGACCGTCACTGGCGCAACGCCCGCACCCATACGCTGCATGACCCGGTACGCTGGAAATACCATATCGTCGGCAACTACCATCTCAACGGCATCGCGCCGCCGAAGAATTGGACGCTCTGA
- a CDS encoding protein-L-isoaspartate O-methyltransferase family protein yields the protein MTTNRRASLEEIRAFHAKMMAAASNSLDERLERVFELVPREAFLGPGPWQLKVNRRYIETPGADPSFLYQNALVALDRTKGINSGEPFLHAAWIGHAAPKSGDTVIHIGAGTGYYTALLSMLVLPNGHVHAFEIEADLANRARGNLEPFEGISLVEGDATTLALPNADLIYVNAGVIAPPTSWLKALRPGGRIIFPWQASKKAGIAVLITRTETGYAARPLMPSWFIPCVGASDLAQCSKFPSVDDAWSIQKVWLTEDRSPDESAAAIYKDLWFSKAGDGEQ from the coding sequence GTGACGACAAATCGCCGTGCCAGTTTGGAAGAGATCCGAGCTTTCCACGCGAAGATGATGGCTGCCGCCAGCAATTCCCTTGACGAAAGGCTTGAGCGGGTTTTCGAGCTCGTACCGCGCGAAGCGTTCCTGGGTCCCGGGCCTTGGCAGCTAAAGGTCAATCGGCGATACATTGAAACGCCCGGTGCCGATCCTTCCTTTCTTTATCAGAATGCGCTCGTGGCTTTGGACAGGACAAAAGGCATTAATAGTGGGGAACCGTTCCTGCATGCGGCCTGGATCGGCCATGCCGCTCCCAAGTCCGGCGACACGGTAATCCATATTGGCGCAGGAACAGGATACTATACCGCACTCCTGTCGATGCTGGTGCTGCCAAATGGCCATGTTCATGCATTCGAAATTGAAGCAGACCTGGCTAACCGGGCGCGCGGAAATCTGGAGCCATTCGAGGGAATTTCCCTCGTAGAGGGGGATGCGACCACTCTGGCGCTGCCCAATGCCGATCTCATCTACGTAAATGCCGGAGTAATCGCCCCGCCGACATCATGGCTTAAAGCATTGCGGCCGGGAGGCCGTATCATCTTTCCGTGGCAAGCCAGCAAGAAGGCCGGGATTGCTGTCCTGATCACCCGCACGGAAACAGGTTACGCTGCACGGCCTTTGATGCCGTCGTGGTTCATTCCCTGCGTCGGCGCGTCAGATCTAGCCCAATGCAGCAAGTTTCCGAGCGTTGACGACGCCTGGTCGATCCAGAAGGTCTGGCTAACCGAGGATCGCTCGCCCGATGAATCTGCCGCCGCGATCTACAAGGACCTTTGGTTCTCAAAAGCTGGAGATGGCGAACAATAA
- a CDS encoding RrF2 family transcriptional regulator, with amino-acid sequence MLTKKGKYGLKALVDLARLGPGQTAFINDIASRNNIPKKFLDTILLELRNAGVLRSKKGPGGGYSLSRPASEIRIGHVIRTLDGPLAPIRCASRTAYEACDDCADPEHCQVRRSMTEVRDAIAAILDNMTLEQFVAGGGPELEIEEQEDYRASNIG; translated from the coding sequence ATGCTCACGAAAAAAGGAAAATACGGGTTGAAAGCGCTGGTGGATTTGGCACGCCTCGGGCCGGGCCAGACTGCGTTTATCAACGACATTGCGTCACGCAACAATATCCCGAAGAAATTCCTCGACACCATCCTCCTGGAACTGCGCAATGCCGGCGTGTTGCGCTCGAAGAAGGGACCAGGCGGCGGCTATTCACTGTCGCGTCCCGCCTCCGAGATCCGCATCGGCCATGTCATCCGCACGCTCGACGGTCCGCTCGCGCCGATCCGCTGCGCCAGCCGCACGGCCTATGAAGCCTGCGACGATTGTGCCGATCCAGAGCACTGTCAGGTGCGCCGCTCTATGACGGAGGTTCGAGACGCGATCGCGGCCATTCTCGACAATATGACGCTGGAGCAGTTCGTCGCCGGCGGCGGACCGGAATTAGAGATCGAAGAACAGGAAGACTATCGGGCGTCGAATATCGGCTGA
- a CDS encoding FAD/NAD(P)-binding protein, whose product MTTHSQDQSGDRPVIAIIGGGVSGTAVAFHLLQYQPLQTGQLFIFEPRARLGKGLAYDTQDPAHRINVPAAKMSLLPDDIEHFQRWLQEGNVLAGDEMAAAANGGLFPRRAVFGHYINTMVQPFVDSGTVTHIAERAEDVRRSDGRWVITGEAGRRVEADILVIATSHPSPQPPQPLQNALAGHPRFVADPTRPDALDAIRADDKVLVVGNGLTSADVIASLNLRGHKGPITAISRRGLRSRGHAPVKQELFGDFVSQPSRTALDLLRHVRAAIREAEGEGWTWHAVIDQVRTQGQDLWWAMPVNERRRVVRHLRPFWDVHRFRVAPQVEAVSEEAISAGRLAVLAASVASVEVKDGMIGCILHLSRSGKSLDRQFDAVVVTTGPGHRGILKSQSWISALADAGYLAIDATGLGLACNTASLALGADGKAAPSLFISGPLARGTFGELMGLPEVVEHAVFVAEQVASAVADYAKREHDMPKLNSSMA is encoded by the coding sequence ATGACGACACATTCTCAAGATCAATCAGGTGATCGGCCAGTCATCGCAATCATTGGGGGCGGCGTCTCGGGAACGGCGGTTGCCTTTCACCTGCTGCAATATCAACCGCTGCAGACCGGTCAGCTCTTCATTTTCGAGCCGCGCGCAAGGCTGGGAAAAGGGCTTGCCTATGATACCCAGGATCCAGCGCACCGCATCAATGTGCCAGCGGCGAAGATGAGCCTGCTGCCCGATGATATCGAGCATTTCCAGCGCTGGCTTCAAGAAGGCAATGTGCTGGCGGGTGACGAAATGGCTGCCGCGGCGAATGGCGGCCTGTTTCCGCGACGTGCGGTTTTTGGTCACTACATCAACACCATGGTGCAGCCTTTCGTCGATAGCGGCACCGTCACCCACATCGCCGAGAGAGCCGAGGATGTCCGGCGTTCGGACGGACGCTGGGTGATCACGGGCGAGGCGGGGCGGCGCGTGGAGGCGGATATCCTCGTCATTGCCACAAGTCATCCGTCGCCCCAGCCGCCCCAGCCGCTTCAAAATGCACTTGCCGGCCATCCGCGTTTTGTCGCCGATCCTACGCGGCCGGATGCGCTCGATGCCATCCGCGCCGACGACAAGGTGCTTGTGGTCGGCAATGGCCTAACCTCGGCCGACGTCATCGCCTCCCTCAATCTGCGCGGTCACAAGGGACCAATCACCGCTATTTCCCGACGTGGTCTGCGCTCTCGGGGGCATGCGCCGGTCAAGCAGGAATTGTTCGGCGATTTCGTCAGCCAGCCGTCACGGACGGCGCTCGACCTTCTGCGGCACGTGCGCGCCGCCATTCGCGAAGCGGAAGGCGAGGGGTGGACCTGGCATGCGGTCATCGATCAGGTACGCACGCAGGGGCAGGATCTTTGGTGGGCGATGCCGGTCAACGAGCGCCGGCGCGTGGTACGGCATTTGCGGCCTTTCTGGGATGTACACCGCTTCCGCGTTGCGCCGCAGGTGGAGGCCGTCAGCGAAGAAGCTATTAGCGCCGGCAGGCTGGCGGTGCTCGCGGCTTCCGTCGCCTCGGTAGAGGTCAAGGACGGGATGATCGGCTGCATCCTTCACCTCAGTCGCTCGGGCAAGAGCCTCGATCGGCAATTCGATGCCGTGGTGGTGACGACCGGGCCGGGCCATCGCGGCATTTTGAAGTCGCAAAGCTGGATCAGCGCGCTTGCAGATGCAGGCTATCTTGCCATCGATGCAACAGGGCTCGGCCTTGCCTGCAACACGGCATCACTGGCGCTCGGAGCCGACGGTAAGGCGGCACCATCATTGTTCATTTCCGGGCCCTTGGCGCGTGGCACGTTCGGCGAACTCATGGGCTTGCCGGAAGTGGTTGAGCATGCAGTCTTCGTCGCAGAGCAGGTGGCTTCGGCAGTAGCCGATTACGCCAAGCGCGAGCACGACATGCCGAAACTCAACAGCAGCATGGCGTAA
- a CDS encoding PhzF family phenazine biosynthesis protein — protein MARSFSVYDVFTDSKLAGNPLAVIFDAEGLSDEAMQDIAKEMNLSETVFVLPPQNPAHTASLRIFTPGRELPFAGHPTVGTAIALAERAHASHGGDVDLVSVLDERVGPVRCAVRLRQEKASFAEFDLPRKSQQIMLPLDRADIANALSLKITDIGFENHVPSIWSAGVPFLLVPVHDVGAAERMEFDPQLWEKTVPFVDGALASAFIYCRGAVNHTAKFHARMFPVGMGIVEDPATGSAVAALSGAINHFDRLPDGHHPVIVEQGVEMGRPSFIHLHIDIDGGDIVNARIGGQAVRVATGILEL, from the coding sequence GTGGCTCGTAGCTTCAGTGTCTATGATGTATTCACCGACAGCAAGCTCGCGGGCAACCCGCTGGCCGTTATCTTCGACGCCGAGGGCCTGAGCGACGAGGCGATGCAAGATATCGCCAAGGAGATGAATCTCTCCGAAACAGTGTTCGTCCTGCCGCCGCAGAATCCGGCTCATACAGCGAGCCTGCGCATCTTCACGCCCGGTCGCGAGTTGCCCTTTGCCGGCCATCCGACTGTCGGTACGGCGATCGCGCTGGCTGAAAGGGCGCATGCCAGCCATGGCGGTGATGTTGACCTGGTTTCGGTGCTGGACGAGCGGGTAGGGCCGGTGCGTTGCGCCGTTCGACTCCGGCAGGAAAAGGCGAGCTTTGCCGAATTCGACCTGCCGCGGAAATCGCAGCAAATAATGCTGCCGCTCGACCGGGCCGATATTGCCAATGCGCTCAGTTTGAAGATCACCGACATCGGCTTCGAGAATCACGTACCGTCGATCTGGAGCGCAGGCGTACCGTTCCTGCTGGTGCCGGTGCATGATGTCGGGGCGGCCGAGCGGATGGAGTTCGATCCGCAGCTCTGGGAGAAGACCGTGCCTTTCGTCGACGGTGCACTCGCTTCCGCTTTCATCTATTGCCGCGGTGCGGTGAATCACACCGCCAAGTTCCATGCCCGGATGTTCCCGGTGGGCATGGGTATCGTCGAGGATCCCGCGACGGGCTCGGCGGTGGCCGCGCTTTCCGGCGCCATCAATCACTTCGACCGGCTGCCAGATGGTCATCATCCGGTCATCGTCGAGCAGGGAGTCGAGATGGGGCGGCCATCCTTCATCCATCTCCATATCGACATCGATGGTGGCGACATCGTCAATGCTCGTATTGGCGGTCAGGCGGTACGCGTCGCGACGGGAATTCTTGAGCTTTGA
- a CDS encoding NUDIX hydrolase: MTTAFKLLNDKADWPPENTVFPVARIDLTVIAGDHPFHLSEAEAAQENWKREIAANPALYDGRMIFQHRLSVSEEAVEGEAYITPFSTFLWWRKQRERQGGFHVFAFPVAVSSDGAIIAIRMAQHTANPGQVYCAAGSMDENDIVDGRCDIEGNMRREVLEETGLDLHDATAEPGYYATHTNLSLTLFRVFRFPWTAEEMLERIRAHMLVDEEKEIDGAVAIHSADPAAHHYSSAMPPILAWFFDRPE; the protein is encoded by the coding sequence ATGACCACCGCTTTCAAACTGCTAAACGACAAGGCCGATTGGCCGCCGGAAAACACAGTATTCCCGGTCGCCCGCATCGATCTCACCGTGATTGCCGGCGATCACCCCTTTCATCTCAGCGAGGCCGAGGCGGCGCAGGAGAATTGGAAGAGGGAGATCGCTGCCAATCCCGCACTTTACGATGGCCGCATGATCTTTCAGCATCGTCTATCGGTCAGCGAGGAGGCGGTGGAAGGCGAAGCATATATTACGCCGTTTTCCACATTCCTCTGGTGGCGCAAACAAAGGGAACGGCAGGGCGGTTTCCATGTCTTCGCCTTTCCGGTCGCCGTTTCCTCCGATGGCGCGATCATCGCCATCCGCATGGCTCAGCACACCGCCAATCCCGGCCAAGTCTATTGCGCAGCGGGTTCGATGGATGAAAACGATATCGTCGACGGGCGCTGCGATATCGAGGGCAATATGCGCCGCGAAGTGTTGGAGGAAACCGGCCTCGATCTTCATGACGCGACTGCCGAGCCGGGCTATTACGCCACGCATACGAACCTCTCCCTCACCCTGTTCCGCGTCTTCCGCTTTCCCTGGACAGCGGAGGAGATGCTGGAGCGGATCAGGGCGCATATGCTGGTGGACGAGGAAAAGGAGATCGACGGCGCGGTTGCCATCCATTCGGCCGATCCTGCCGCGCATCATTACAGTTCGGCGATGCCGCCCATCCTAGCGTGGTTCTTCGATCGCCCTGAGTAG
- a CDS encoding endonuclease/exonuclease/phosphatase family protein translates to MSLRLATFNVENLLTRFDYTGFRNQLRQDRVLKLFDVQNEAIYQQLEAARVVAATDDTRQMTALAIADADADIVCLQEVDNMAALQAFEYGYLYRMVGNGYRQKFLIEGNDARGIDVAVMMREGTRDGQPIVLKDIKSHAMVTYRDFDLFNDELGALGLHQDDKIFKRDCLELDLTIGGVPLSLYVVHLKSMGPMREGLDGRHSTMPIRRAETRAVRRIIENRFGAGHTARKNFAICGDMNDYQERVDVIGTRHTGYRFKHQDEKSSALDVFSEDGFAENIMRRRDVLDRWTLYHARGPQEQWLCQLDYIWLSPALAQANATRVPDIVRSGQPFRTIFPPGQEVERYPRTGWDRPKASDHCPVVMTLDLL, encoded by the coding sequence ATGTCGCTCCGCCTCGCCACCTTCAATGTCGAAAATCTGTTGACGCGTTTCGATTACACCGGTTTCCGCAATCAGTTGCGCCAGGACCGCGTGCTGAAGCTGTTTGATGTGCAGAACGAAGCCATCTACCAGCAGCTCGAAGCGGCGCGCGTGGTGGCGGCCACCGACGACACGAGGCAGATGACGGCGCTTGCGATCGCCGATGCGGATGCCGACATTGTTTGCCTGCAGGAAGTCGATAACATGGCGGCGCTGCAGGCCTTCGAATACGGCTATCTCTACCGCATGGTCGGCAACGGCTACCGGCAGAAATTCCTGATCGAAGGCAATGACGCCAGAGGTATCGATGTGGCCGTGATGATGCGCGAGGGGACCCGCGACGGCCAGCCGATCGTGCTGAAGGACATCAAAAGTCACGCCATGGTGACATATCGCGATTTCGATCTTTTCAACGACGAACTCGGTGCGCTTGGCCTTCATCAGGACGATAAGATCTTCAAGCGTGATTGCCTCGAGCTGGATTTGACCATCGGTGGCGTACCGCTTTCCTTGTATGTCGTGCATCTGAAGTCGATGGGACCGATGCGGGAAGGCCTGGATGGGCGCCATTCGACCATGCCCATTCGCCGCGCCGAGACGCGGGCCGTGCGCCGCATCATCGAGAACCGTTTTGGCGCCGGTCATACGGCGAGGAAGAATTTCGCCATTTGCGGCGATATGAACGACTATCAGGAGCGCGTCGACGTCATCGGCACGCGCCATACCGGCTATCGCTTCAAGCATCAGGATGAAAAGAGCAGCGCGCTCGATGTCTTTAGTGAAGATGGCTTCGCTGAAAACATCATGCGCCGCCGCGATGTGTTGGACCGCTGGACGCTCTATCACGCCCGCGGGCCGCAGGAGCAGTGGCTCTGCCAGCTCGACTACATCTGGCTGTCTCCGGCCCTGGCGCAGGCCAACGCCACGCGCGTGCCTGACATCGTTCGTTCCGGGCAGCCCTTTCGCACCATATTTCCGCCCGGACAAGAGGTAGAACGTTATCCGCGCACCGGCTGGGACAGGCCGAAGGCTTCCGATCATTGCCCCGTCGTCATGACATTGGATCTATTATGA
- a CDS encoding isopenicillin N synthase family dioxygenase, producing the protein MFDQSFPIFDLGAFEAADDEGKKRLGAEVDEICRSTGFLAIANHGVDEAVIEAVWAKTHAFFDRAADVKQRAKAPYPGYPYGYLGPGTEALAKSRNVDTPPDLKESFNGGPLAVPAGMTDPEALGFCYAATIWPDGPEGFADAWKAYYRSMEDLAARIMRVFATALGLDEHFFDSYVDAPISALRALNYPEQRVAPQPGQLRAGAHTDYGSLTILLPQPGSKGLEIVAPDGQWTPVPPVPGAFVINIGDLMALWTNDRWVSTVHRVVNPPPDEGGMQRRQSLAFFHQPNWFAEIACLLSCLPSGEEPKYPPVLSGPYLMGKFKSTVTAKTN; encoded by the coding sequence ATGTTCGATCAGAGCTTCCCGATTTTCGATCTCGGCGCTTTCGAGGCGGCCGACGATGAAGGGAAGAAGCGGCTTGGCGCTGAGGTCGACGAAATCTGCCGTTCGACCGGCTTTCTGGCGATTGCCAATCATGGTGTCGATGAGGCTGTGATCGAGGCCGTGTGGGCAAAGACTCACGCATTTTTTGATCGGGCCGCCGACGTCAAGCAACGGGCGAAGGCGCCTTATCCCGGATACCCCTATGGCTATCTCGGCCCCGGTACCGAAGCATTGGCGAAATCGCGTAACGTCGACACGCCGCCCGATCTCAAGGAGAGTTTCAACGGTGGACCGCTTGCTGTGCCGGCCGGCATGACCGACCCGGAAGCGCTCGGCTTCTGCTATGCCGCCACCATCTGGCCGGATGGCCCGGAAGGATTTGCGGATGCATGGAAGGCCTATTACCGTTCGATGGAGGATCTGGCGGCGCGCATCATGCGGGTCTTTGCCACCGCACTTGGTCTCGACGAGCATTTCTTCGACAGTTATGTCGATGCGCCGATCAGCGCGCTCCGGGCGCTGAATTATCCGGAGCAGCGTGTCGCACCGCAGCCGGGCCAATTGCGCGCCGGCGCGCATACCGACTATGGCAGCCTGACGATCCTGCTGCCGCAGCCGGGGTCCAAGGGACTGGAGATCGTCGCGCCGGACGGCCAGTGGACGCCGGTGCCTCCGGTACCCGGCGCTTTCGTCATCAATATCGGTGACCTGATGGCGCTTTGGACCAATGATCGCTGGGTCTCGACGGTGCATCGCGTCGTCAATCCGCCGCCGGACGAGGGCGGCATGCAACGGCGACAGTCGCTGGCGTTTTTCCATCAGCCGAACTGGTTTGCCGAGATCGCCTGCCTGCTGTCCTGCCTTCCGTCGGGCGAGGAACCGAAATATCCCCCTGTTCTTTCCGGCCCCTATCTCATGGGCAAGTTCAAATCGACCGTCACTGCCAAGACCAACTGA